The following proteins are encoded in a genomic region of Sulfurimonas sp. HSL3-7:
- a CDS encoding ABC transporter permease, with amino-acid sequence MPYLSFIALISVFIFVFVGEFVYLQSPYELHKEAILVAPSSLFPLGTDRLGRDLLARLIEGGKVSLLIGIGSAFIASFVGLMLGATAGYFRGKVDKAFVVTVDLFLTFPTFFLLLALVSYINASVWVLILIISVTGWMTTARLIRSESFAITSQPFIKILNIAKVSRAKILLKYYAPLLTPIFFVSFTFGVGGAILSESGLSYLGLGIVAPQMSWGTILSNGKEVLDIAWWVSFFPGLMIFLVTFSLMNIANYLQNLNSSKDIQK; translated from the coding sequence TTGCCCTACTTGAGTTTTATAGCACTTATCTCTGTTTTCATTTTTGTATTTGTGGGAGAGTTTGTCTATCTACAGAGCCCCTATGAACTGCACAAAGAGGCCATCCTTGTTGCCCCGTCTTCACTCTTTCCCCTTGGGACGGACAGGCTTGGGCGCGATCTGTTGGCACGTTTGATCGAAGGGGGTAAAGTCTCGCTTCTCATCGGAATAGGGAGCGCTTTTATCGCCTCGTTCGTCGGTCTGATGCTGGGGGCGACGGCGGGCTATTTTCGCGGCAAAGTCGACAAAGCCTTTGTCGTTACGGTCGATCTTTTCTTGACCTTTCCGACCTTCTTTTTGCTGTTGGCACTGGTGAGCTACATCAACGCCTCTGTCTGGGTGCTGATATTGATTATCTCCGTCACCGGGTGGATGACAACGGCCAGGCTGATACGTTCGGAGAGTTTTGCCATCACTTCACAGCCCTTTATCAAGATTCTGAACATAGCAAAGGTCAGCAGAGCCAAGATCCTTTTGAAATACTACGCCCCGCTTCTGACCCCTATTTTTTTTGTCAGTTTTACCTTTGGGGTAGGGGGTGCGATCCTGTCGGAATCGGGGCTGAGCTATCTCGGCCTGGGGATCGTCGCACCGCAAATGAGCTGGGGGACCATCCTCAGCAACGGCAAAGAGGTGCTCGATATCGCCTGGTGGGTCAGTTTCTTTCCGGGGCTGATGATCTTCCTGGTCACCTTTTCCCTGATGAACATCGCCAACTACCTTCAAAACCTCAATAGCAGTAAGGATATCCAAAAGTAG